The following nucleotide sequence is from Chitinispirillum alkaliphilum.
TTGCAGCGGGATTTTACGTTATTGCTGTCACGGGTGATAAATATAAGCCACAAACCAAAAATACAGACCTTTCAAACAACCGAAACATCACTGTCAATTTTTCTCTCACATCCGCTTCTGGCATTAATGCAGGTACTCTTGTCTTGGTTGTACGCGACGCAGGTGACAGTTCGGCTGTAGAAGGTGCGACAGTTCTTGTTCAGGCGGATGATTATCAGATAGCTGCTTTGAGAAAATATACCGATTCAGATGGCTCAGTCATTTATAATAATTTGTCAACTGGAAGATATACAATAAATATTTCAAAGGACGGCTACTCAGAGAGGACACACAAAATAGATTTAGGTAAAAATGTAACGTATACGGTTAATGTTTTACTCGGACCGGTAACATCTGTATTGCGTCCTCATGAAAGGAAAAAGAGGGGTATCGGAAATGAACAAACCGGTGTCATCTTTACTCTTACTGGCAGAAAAGTTATAAACAGTTCTTCAGATATCCTTCCTGCATCACATGTTATAATCAGATTTCAGGGTAATGATAACAGCGTTTTGAGAAAAATCAATCTCAGATAGGTTGCCGCTGGCAAAGTCATGATAACAGTGAGAGATGAGATTTTAGGCCGATATTCTAAATAAAGTGAAAGAAGTGTGATACTTGTTATTGTGCCCTGTATCGCGAAAGGTAATATTCCGGGCTTAACGGTTGTAACATTCTGACATGGCCTTGGATAATCGCAGAGATGTATAAATTTATAAATTACCTTGTTTTACTTGATTTACCCACACTTGACATCATCAATTTGCAGAATGTAATTTGATTCTATTTTTCGTTAGCTTACAAATTAATAAAGGAGTAATTATGGGTGTTGCCGCAATGGTCATCGGAATCATTTCTGCCATGTTGGGTTTTGTACCTCTTTGCAACTACTTCGCAGCGCTTCCTGCAGTTGTCGGATTAGTTCTTGGTATCGTTGATGTTACCATGAAAGGCAAGAAGAATCTACCTAAAGGGCAGGGCATTGCCGGTATAGTTCTTAACGGGTTGGCTGTTGTCGTGATTATACTTTGGACAATTCTGTTTGCTACCGCGGCTGCTACTGCCTGATTATTTAGAATCTTCCAAAACAGAAATTGTTATAACTATCTCCAAAAAACACATCTGTTCTGCTGCTCAGCAACTGTCCAAGAGCATATGAACAGAGTGTTTTAAGTCGCTTTTGCATAGTGGAAAGTGAGTGTTGATAATTGTACCGGATGAGAAAAGCCTGTTGAGAGTATCTGTTACCTGCTGTAGACCATTGCTGATAAGACGGGGATGATTTTGCATAAGGAGTATATGATACTGCAGATTGTCGTGCTCGGGTTGGCTGCATACGGTTTAATGTTGCCTCTTGTGTCACCGGTGGCAAAAAAGGTGGCCCCAGAAGTGTGGTCGTGTACTTACAACAGAATCAAGGGGCATGATTGTCCGCTGTGTGGATTTACCCGCAGTGTTGAAAAAATGTATCATCGTCAGTGGTTACAGGTGCCCCGAAAGTTTTTGGTGATAGCATCACTTATTCTCTTCGAGATGGTATTCAGAGTGTTTGTGTTGGTTTTGTTGCTGAAGAAGATTCTCTCCAGAACACAACTGAAAAAAATTATGGCACTGGATATGATTTTTCATCTGTTAGTAACTGTTGGGGGCGTCAGTTTCTTGCTTGTTAGCTTAAGATGAATGAGCACAGGAAGATGACGTTGAAGTTTATGAATAATTGAGGGACAATCTCCTGTTACAGGTGGGGAATTGTCTTATGAAAATCTCTGTTTCCGGGCAGTTACCTGCACGACAGAGTATAAAACTTAACCTTCGAAACGTATATGACTACATTACTGGAAACGACCGAAAGATCATCAAATGTACTTGAGATGGAAAATGTCTCTTTCAGCTACCAGAACCGTCAGCTTTTCAGCAAGCTCGACTTATTTATCCCTGAGGGGGGAATAGTCGGTCTTTTAGGGAAAAATGGGGCAGGCAAATCGACGTTGATGAAGATAGCCTGCGGTTTACTTTCTCCTGTAAGCGGGGAGAGCAGAAGTTTGGGTGTATCCAGTTTTGTCAAATCTCCTTTGGTTCTTCGGGACATTTATTTTCTCCCTGAAATCACCCATATACCCACTATGACACCACGGGAATATACACGGCTTTACGCTCCGTTTTACCCCGCTTTTAGCTACGAACAGTTTGAAACACTTCTGAAATCCTATAGTCTTGATGCGGGCACTATACTAACCCGTATGTCACATGGTCAGAAACGGATCTTTTTTCTCTGTTTCGCTCTTGCCACAAATGTGCGGATACTGATTTTGGATGAGCCGACCAATGGTCTGGATATTCCCTCAAAGGGGATATTCAGGACTCAGATAGCAGAATGGATGAGAGCAGATCGTACAGTAATCATTTCAACACATCAGGTGGGGGATGTGGGTAGTCTGCTTGACAGCATTATTGTTCTTGAGAGTGGTGAGATCATATTTCAGAGAAGCGTTGAGGATATTAAACGCTTCATGGCGTTCAGGGTTAATGAGCAAGCGGGTGATGAGGGAGAGTTTATCTTTGAGCAAAAAGTGCCCGGCGGATTCGGTGTGGTGCTCAAAAAGCAAGCAGGCCAGGAGAGTCCTCTTGACATCGAACTGCTCTTTAACGCCATTTTGGAAAACAATCAGAAAGTAAACGACTGTTTCAATTAAAAGTGGGTACTATGAAAAAGCAACTTAGTCAAAGCTATGACCTTCCCATGGACCATTTCTGGGATCTGCAGCGATTCATTAAACTATTTCGCTTAGAATTAAGTCTGACCTTCAAACCATGGATTATTTCAAGCATCGTAATCGTAAGCTGTGCACTGCTCATAAATCTCATGGTCTTTACATTGTCACGTATACTTGTGGGGCTGCAGACACAAAGCACCCCACAGACCATAATACATATCTTTCCAAGCATCATCTTTCTGGTAGGAGTTATTCTTGTCAGTTTCGTATTCAGCAGTTTTAATGATAATGAGAAAGCTATAAACCATGTGATGCTGCCAGCTTCTATGGAAGAGAAGTTTTTACTTCGTCTGCTACTCAGTACTGTGGGGTATCTGACTGTCAATCTCGTTTTGATCTCACTTGTCTCGGTGCCGATCGGCGCATTATACAACTGGGCCTGGGATACCAGTTTTGCTGTCTACAATCCATTCAGAGGAAATTTTGGACTCAAAATCGGACTCTATTTCCTTTTTCATTCCCTGTTTTTTGCGGGTGCTTTGTTTTGGCGCGGTGTAACTTTTTTTAAAACCTGTCTCGTCATTTTTTCTGGTTTGCTTGCCGTATTTTCTGTCATCCTTATGCTGATTCTTTTGAATGGACATGAATTTATATTGACTTTAAGTGAGTTTTGGAGGCACCCCGTTACAGCTGCTGTGAGGATTGCTTTATTGATTCTTGTTCCCATAATGCTCTACACCTGGACATATTTTCGCCTGAAAAAATGGCAACTGACAAGGTAATGCAGGGTCATTTTTCACTAAACAAAGTCGGCCATCTCCGGTAGTGTAGAAGTAGAAATGGTGAAATATGGCGAAGTCTGAGGGAAAACATAGGCATAGGGCATAGTAACCCCAAACCCCTTCTTCCAGTAAACAGAACACTGCCGGCACAGAACGAAAAGTGGTTGAGGTCTTTACGGAATTGTTGTCTCCGATGTGGGTCTTTTTTCTATTCCGGTTCGGGAGTCAAGAAAAGTACCCACAAACCTTAATGAAACCCCGTTTTAAACTGAGTTGATTAAAATTACTGCAGAATCCATTTTTTCTATGTAGCATTCTATTTTCTGGCTTTTGCTGACAGAGAATCGTTTATTGCTTACAGTTGTTGTATTTCCGTTTCAGCAGCACCAAAGAGGTAACATGATTACAATTCGCATGCAGGACAAACTTGCGGTTAAAATTAAGGAAACATATCTCAATCCTTTCTCAGAGCACGATAATTCTCCATATGTTGAGTGGTACGCAGGCTTGTTCACAGTGAGAAGACATCAGTATATTATCCTTACAAATGCATCAACACTGTTCTCTGTTGTTCTGATTGGAAAGGGTGTAACCGACTGCAATAATTTTCTGCATAATTCGTTTGTTGCTATATCAGAGATGACACAGGAATTTGGATGCCAGCTGATTTTTGAAAGAATCATCTCCAGATTGGCTGAGGATGTCAAATTAACCAGTATTGGTGATCCGTTAGTTACAGATGGAATGGATCTGATCATTTCAGCATTAAAAACACAAAATGATATCGAAGAGATGAGCGCTTATGAAATGGGTGTGTGGGTTAACACTAAAGCGTGGGATGTGCTTGGGGGATGTGTTCCGGCAGATATGTTTATTAACAATCCCGGATCTGTTTTGTATCCCGTTGTAAATCCTGAAGCGTCTGTTTTGAAAAGTCATATTCCCAAATCAAAAAAAGTGAAAAAAGCCGCAGGGAATCAACTCAGAAGCCAGTCGTTTACTTTCACCCGTCAGCTAAGAGCCGGTGCATATGGCTGGAAGAGCTCTGCGCTTGCGGCTTCGAGGATAGCTGCTGCTGTAAAGGAGATAAAGGGCGTCGCTAAAAAGGACCCTTCCTCTGCAGCCATGGGTGTCACTATTTTCCTTGAGAAGTGCTGGAGAGCGATTGAACACATAGATTCTTCGAGCGGGAAAATTGGTATTGCGGTGTCAAAAGCAATAGCGCAACTCGCACTGGTGTTTGGAAATGCTCCGCTCTCTCAAAGAGAGAGCCTTTTGAAGCGGATCTGGAGTATCTATGAGGACGAGGATATTGGTTATTATGATGTGCTTGGGGATTACTGGCCGCAGCTTTGTAATAACAAAGAACTTGCAAGCCTCTGGGCCGATAAGTTATTGCCTGTTGTGACGAATGTGCTGTCTGGATCCACTGCAATAACTTATTTCAAAGGAACGTCTGTGTGTCTCTCCTGTCTTTTGTATTCGGAAAGATATGAGGAAATAATAAGGCTTATAGATCCGAAAAAAGTGCTGTTCAGTTATCTCAGATACAGATCTTTGGCGTTGGTAAAAATTGACAAAGTAGATGTAGCGGTCAGAGAACTCGATGAAATGGACCAGAGTGAATCCAGGTATTACGGTTGGGGACAGATTGCCAGGTTGGGCGAAGAGATTCTGCTTGAGTCAGGAAGAGCGGAGGAAGCTTACAGAAGGTATGCCATAGGGGCAAACATGCAATTGACCGGTGTGGCC
It contains:
- a CDS encoding ABC transporter, ATP-binding protein, with amino-acid sequence MTTLLETTERSSNVLEMENVSFSYQNRQLFSKLDLFIPEGGIVGLLGKNGAGKSTLMKIACGLLSPVSGESRSLGVSSFVKSPLVLRDIYFLPEITHIPTMTPREYTRLYAPFYPAFSYEQFETLLKSYSLDAGTILTRMSHGQKRIFFLCFALATNVRILILDEPTNGLDIPSKGIFRTQIAEWMRADRTVIISTHQVGDVGSLLDSIIVLESGEIIFQRSVEDIKRFMAFRVNEQAGDEGEFIFEQKVPGGFGVVLKKQAGQESPLDIELLFNAILENNQKVNDCFN
- a CDS encoding ST7 protein; its protein translation is MITIRMQDKLAVKIKETYLNPFSEHDNSPYVEWYAGLFTVRRHQYIILTNASTLFSVVLIGKGVTDCNNFLHNSFVAISEMTQEFGCQLIFERIISRLAEDVKLTSIGDPLVTDGMDLIISALKTQNDIEEMSAYEMGVWVNTKAWDVLGGCVPADMFINNPGSVLYPVVNPEASVLKSHIPKSKKVKKAAGNQLRSQSFTFTRQLRAGAYGWKSSALAASRIAAAVKEIKGVAKKDPSSAAMGVTIFLEKCWRAIEHIDSSSGKIGIAVSKAIAQLALVFGNAPLSQRESLLKRIWSIYEDEDIGYYDVLGDYWPQLCNNKELASLWADKLLPVVTNVLSGSTAITYFKGTSVCLSCLLYSERYEEIIRLIDPKKVLFSYLRYRSLALVKIDKVDVAVRELDEMDQSESRYYGWGQIARLGEEILLESGRAEEAYRRYAIGANMQLTGVATFNALRKKYPEIDPGRIIQDLIDTEPGNERKFFAAARKAGRTDLAQKIAEQAGVEPKTLVTACKEETARSPKLAFFYGMTALRNYAQGMGYDVFSEDIRKACRIAETAARAAGCEEEFRDQLADLIVNDKSPGQYFSSALKYN